The Neisseria yangbaofengii genome contains a region encoding:
- the lon gene encoding endopeptidase La → MSEDKYFEEYSALATLPLRDVVVYPHMVLPLFVGRPKSIAALEMAMSNDDPVFLLAQLDPNIEEPSAKDLHRMGTVAQVLQVLKLPDGTVKVLVEGVRRARALTVEDKGDLFLSHVEAVNEREDEANPDMEALRRTLLSQFEQYAKLNKKIPAEVVNTINGISENSRLVDTIAAHLQLKLEQRQEILETAGIVGRMEFLLGQLEAELDIMQVEKRIRGRVKRQMEKSQREYYLNEQVKAIQKELGEEDERGELDALEAKIKAAGMSKEAQEKALNELKKLKMMPPMSAESTVVRNYIDTLLDLPWKKKTRVIKDIAKADLVLNADHFGLEKVKERILEYLAVQKRSDKLKGPILCLVGPPGVGKTSLGQSIAKATGRKYVRMALGGVKDESEIRGHRRTYIGSMPGKIIQSMIKAEVKNPLFLLDEIDKLGNDFRGDPASALLEVLDPEQNNAFSDHFVEVDYDLSDVLFIATSNSMNIPPALLDRMEIIRLSGYTEDEKVSIAMQYLVPKQMERNGVRDGEMVIEESAVRDIVRYYTREAGVRSLDREIAKICRKVVMAVQLKEDAQKAKTRKTKPKAIVVNADNLHDYLGVRRFDFGVAESENRVGQVTGLAWTEVGGELLTVEAVALPGKGNIQSTGQLGDVMKESVTAAWSVLRSRAESVGLAPNFYEKQDMHVHVPEGATPKDGPSAGIAMTLAMVSAFTGIPVRADVAMTGEITLRGEVLPIGGLKEKLLAALRGGIKHVLIPKDNVKDLEEIPENVKTGLEIHAVKWIDEVLALGLEHQPQPWQATLENVGTLAESPKIKPSRAKATKH, encoded by the coding sequence ATGTCAGAAGACAAATATTTTGAAGAATACAGCGCGCTGGCTACTTTGCCGCTGCGCGATGTCGTGGTTTATCCGCATATGGTGCTGCCGTTGTTTGTCGGCCGCCCGAAATCGATTGCCGCGCTGGAAATGGCAATGAGCAATGATGATCCGGTATTTTTGCTGGCGCAGTTGGATCCGAATATTGAAGAGCCGTCTGCCAAAGATTTGCACCGAATGGGTACGGTTGCCCAAGTGTTACAAGTATTGAAGCTGCCGGACGGTACGGTAAAAGTATTGGTGGAAGGCGTGCGCCGCGCCCGTGCGTTGACTGTGGAAGACAAAGGCGATTTGTTTTTGTCGCACGTCGAAGCCGTGAACGAGCGTGAGGATGAGGCCAATCCTGATATGGAAGCGCTGCGCCGCACTTTGCTGTCGCAGTTTGAACAATATGCCAAACTGAACAAAAAAATTCCGGCCGAAGTGGTGAATACTATTAATGGTATTAGTGAAAATAGCCGCTTGGTTGATACCATTGCCGCGCATTTGCAATTAAAGCTGGAGCAACGCCAGGAAATCTTGGAAACTGCTGGCATAGTCGGCCGCATGGAATTTTTGCTGGGTCAATTAGAAGCCGAACTCGACATCATGCAGGTTGAGAAGCGTATCCGCGGCCGAGTGAAGCGCCAAATGGAAAAATCGCAGCGTGAGTATTATCTCAACGAGCAAGTCAAAGCCATTCAGAAAGAATTGGGCGAAGAAGACGAGCGCGGCGAACTCGATGCGCTGGAGGCTAAAATCAAGGCAGCCGGCATGAGTAAAGAAGCACAAGAAAAAGCCTTGAACGAACTGAAAAAGCTGAAAATGATGCCGCCGATGTCGGCCGAATCGACTGTGGTGCGCAATTACATTGATACGCTGCTCGATTTGCCGTGGAAGAAAAAAACACGCGTGATCAAAGACATCGCCAAAGCGGATTTGGTATTGAATGCCGACCATTTCGGTTTGGAAAAAGTCAAAGAACGCATTTTGGAATACTTAGCGGTACAAAAACGCAGCGATAAACTTAAAGGTCCGATTTTATGTTTGGTTGGCCCCCCGGGCGTGGGTAAAACCTCGCTGGGTCAATCGATTGCCAAAGCCACCGGCCGTAAATATGTCCGCATGGCTTTGGGCGGAGTGAAAGACGAAAGTGAAATCCGCGGTCACCGCCGTACTTATATCGGCTCGATGCCGGGCAAAATCATTCAAAGCATGATTAAAGCGGAAGTGAAAAATCCATTGTTTTTGCTCGATGAGATCGACAAATTGGGTAATGATTTCCGCGGCGATCCGGCTTCGGCTTTGTTGGAAGTGCTTGATCCGGAACAAAACAACGCGTTTTCCGATCATTTTGTGGAAGTAGATTACGATTTGAGCGATGTGTTGTTTATCGCCACGTCCAACAGCATGAACATTCCACCGGCTTTGCTCGACCGCATGGAAATCATCCGTTTATCAGGCTATACCGAAGACGAAAAAGTCAGCATTGCTATGCAGTATTTGGTACCGAAGCAAATGGAACGCAACGGCGTGCGCGATGGTGAGATGGTGATTGAAGAATCGGCCGTGCGCGATATTGTTCGTTATTACACCCGCGAAGCCGGTGTGCGCTCGCTTGACCGTGAAATCGCCAAAATCTGCCGCAAAGTGGTGATGGCGGTGCAACTGAAAGAAGATGCTCAAAAAGCCAAAACCCGTAAAACAAAACCGAAAGCGATTGTGGTGAATGCTGATAATCTGCATGATTATTTGGGCGTACGCCGCTTCGATTTCGGTGTGGCCGAGAGCGAAAACCGAGTAGGTCAAGTCACTGGTTTGGCGTGGACGGAAGTTGGAGGCGAATTGCTGACCGTAGAAGCCGTAGCTTTGCCGGGTAAAGGCAATATCCAATCGACCGGCCAATTGGGAGATGTGATGAAAGAATCGGTTACTGCTGCTTGGTCGGTATTGCGTTCGCGTGCCGAATCAGTCGGCTTGGCACCGAACTTCTACGAAAAACAAGACATGCACGTGCATGTGCCGGAAGGTGCCACGCCGAAAGACGGCCCGAGCGCAGGTATTGCCATGACTTTGGCGATGGTTTCCGCATTTACCGGCATTCCGGTACGCGCTGACGTGGCGATGACGGGCGAGATTACGCTGCGTGGTGAAGTATTGCCGATTGGCGGTTTGAAAGAGAAACTGCTGGCGGCATTGCGCGGCGGCATCAAGCATGTGTTGATTCCGAAAGACAACGTCAAAGACCTGGAAGAAATTCCGGAAAACGTGAAAACCGGTTTGGAAATCCATGCTGTGAAGTGGATTGACGAAGTATTGGCTTTGGGTTTGGAACATCAGCCTCAGCCTTGGCAGGCCACGTTGGAAAACGTGGGAACCTTGGCCGAAAGTCCGAAAATCAAGCCGTCAAGAGCCAAAGCGACAAAACACTGA
- the earP gene encoding elongation factor P maturation arginine rhamnosyltransferase EarP yields MNNEIIRPSEKKSCWLFCNVIDNFGDIGVSWRLAQALNHELNWQVHLWVDDIAALQAICPDLPPVPCVHQSIALHEWTVQSANDVAILSPPHIVIETFACNLPENVLDIIRQHRPLWLNWEYLSAEDSNERLHLLPSVQADGLQKFFWFMGFGDKSGGLIREADFGKRIDFDAGRFRRHYGLPDKTTDEWLLFGYNSPVWVKWLEMWQQHGQPITLLLAGNQIIDSLKAAQAIPECALQHAGGTFQTACVTLVNMPFVPQQDFDKLLQLSDGLMIRGEDSFVRAQLAAKPFFWHIYPQDEMGHLEKLHAFWQKTAPVYPPNLMAAHQALSDELNGAHELSAEQRLKAWQTLTAHREQWQQSVADWQKFLFSQQTSLEKLAKFVSNTLK; encoded by the coding sequence ATGAATAATGAAATAATCAGGCCGTCTGAAAAAAAATCCTGCTGGCTGTTTTGCAATGTCATCGATAATTTCGGCGACATTGGTGTGTCGTGGCGTTTGGCACAGGCGCTTAATCATGAGCTGAATTGGCAGGTGCATCTGTGGGTAGATGATATAGCTGCTTTACAGGCGATTTGCCCTGATTTGCCGCCTGTTCCCTGCGTGCATCAAAGCATTGCTTTGCATGAGTGGACAGTGCAATCGGCCAATGATGTCGCTATCCTGTCCCCGCCGCACATCGTGATCGAAACCTTCGCCTGTAACCTGCCCGAAAATGTTTTAGATATCATTCGGCAACACCGCCCGCTTTGGCTCAACTGGGAATATTTGAGCGCGGAAGACAGTAACGAACGTCTTCATTTACTGCCGTCGGTACAAGCCGACGGTTTACAGAAATTTTTCTGGTTTATGGGCTTCGGCGATAAAAGCGGCGGCCTGATACGAGAAGCCGATTTTGGCAAACGCATTGACTTTGACGCTGGCCGTTTCAGACGGCATTATGGTCTGCCCGATAAAACTACCGACGAATGGCTATTGTTCGGTTATAACAGTCCGGTTTGGGTGAAATGGCTAGAAATGTGGCAACAACACGGCCAGCCCATCACCCTGCTTTTGGCGGGCAATCAAATCATCGACAGCCTGAAAGCGGCGCAAGCCATTCCTGAATGCGCCTTGCAACACGCAGGCGGTACGTTTCAGACGGCCTGCGTGACGCTGGTTAACATGCCTTTTGTACCGCAGCAAGATTTCGATAAGCTGCTACAGCTTTCAGACGGCCTGATGATTCGTGGCGAAGACAGCTTCGTGCGCGCGCAATTGGCTGCCAAGCCGTTTTTCTGGCATATTTACCCGCAAGATGAAATGGGGCATTTGGAAAAGCTGCATGCATTTTGGCAGAAAACAGCGCCGGTTTACCCACCAAATCTGATGGCCGCGCATCAAGCTTTATCCGACGAACTCAACGGCGCGCATGAATTATCGGCCGAGCAGCGCCTCAAGGCCTGGCAAACGCTGACGGCACACCGAGAGCAATGGCAGCAAAGTGTCGCAGATTGGCAGAAATTTCTGTTTTCCCAACAAACTTCACTGGAAAAACTAGCCAAATTTGTTTCAAATACGCTAAAATAG
- the recA gene encoding recombinase RecA: MSDEKSKALAAALAQIEKNFGKGSIMKMDGSHQEENLEVISTGSLGLDLALGVGGLPRGRVVEIFGPESSGKTTLCLEAIAQCQKAGGVCAFIDAEHAFDPIYARKLGVKVEELYLSQPDTGEQALEICDTLVRSGGVDMVVVDSVAALVPKAEIEGEMGDSHVGLQARLMSQALRKLTGHIKRTNTLVVFINQIRMKIGVMFGSPETTTGGNALKFYASVRLDIRRTGQIKKGDDVIGNETKVKVIKNKVAPPFRQAEFDILYGEGVSWEGELIDIGVKHNIVEKSGAWYSYNGAKIGQGKDNVRLWLKENPEVANEIDAKIRAAVGINIDITEGKIDDTDGERPEE; this comes from the coding sequence ATGTCAGATGAAAAAAGCAAAGCCCTTGCCGCTGCCTTAGCCCAGATCGAAAAAAACTTCGGTAAAGGTTCCATCATGAAGATGGATGGCAGCCATCAAGAAGAAAACTTAGAAGTAATCTCAACCGGCTCGCTCGGCTTGGACTTGGCTTTGGGCGTAGGCGGTTTGCCGCGCGGCCGCGTGGTCGAAATTTTCGGCCCTGAATCATCCGGTAAAACGACTTTGTGCTTGGAAGCGATTGCGCAATGCCAAAAAGCCGGCGGCGTGTGTGCGTTCATCGATGCCGAGCACGCATTCGACCCGATTTATGCACGCAAATTGGGGGTGAAAGTGGAAGAATTGTATCTTTCCCAACCGGACACCGGCGAACAAGCCTTAGAAATCTGTGATACCTTGGTGCGCTCCGGTGGCGTTGACATGGTAGTGGTTGACTCAGTGGCCGCATTGGTGCCGAAAGCCGAAATCGAAGGCGAAATGGGCGACAGCCACGTCGGTTTGCAAGCGCGCCTGATGAGCCAAGCCTTGCGTAAACTGACCGGCCACATCAAACGCACCAATACTTTAGTAGTGTTCATTAACCAAATCCGCATGAAAATCGGCGTGATGTTCGGCAGCCCGGAAACTACAACCGGCGGTAACGCACTGAAATTTTACGCTTCCGTGCGACTGGATATCCGTCGTACCGGCCAAATCAAAAAAGGCGATGACGTGATTGGTAACGAAACCAAAGTCAAAGTCATTAAAAACAAAGTGGCACCGCCATTCCGCCAAGCCGAATTTGATATTCTGTATGGCGAAGGTGTGAGCTGGGAAGGCGAACTGATTGACATCGGTGTGAAGCACAACATCGTTGAAAAATCCGGTGCATGGTACAGCTACAATGGTGCCAAAATCGGCCAAGGCAAAGACAACGTACGCTTGTGGCTGAAAGAAAATCCGGAAGTCGCCAACGAAATCGATGCCAAAATCCGCGCAGCAGTCGGCATCAACATCGACATCACCGAAGGCAAAATCGACGATACCGACGGCGAACGTCCTGAAGAGTAA
- a CDS encoding Gfo/Idh/MocA family oxidoreductase produces MLHTEISGQVACQTMPSERGGYGAFYRNLYADLTEGGPLAVNARQVAQVLGLIEKAYESVQTGRRIKV; encoded by the coding sequence GTGTTGCATACGGAAATCAGCGGCCAAGTTGCCTGCCAAACCATGCCGAGCGAACGCGGCGGTTATGGTGCGTTTTATCGAAATCTTTATGCGGACTTAACTGAAGGCGGGCCTTTGGCGGTAAATGCACGGCAAGTGGCGCAAGTGTTGGGTTTAATTGAAAAAGCCTATGAAAGCGTACAGACGGGCAGACGGATTAAGGTTTGA
- the lipA gene encoding lipoyl synthase, with protein MSEIKIDDPKRGVKLRGADKTARIPIKVVPLQEKLKKPEWIRAKLPSKKFFEIKDILREQKMHTVCEEASCPNIGECFSKGTATFMIMGDICTRRCPFCDVGHGRPNLLDPDEPHNLAESVAAMNLRYVVITSVDRDDLRDGGAQHFADCIKAIRERSPNTKIEILVPDFRGRLDIALKILAETPPDVMNHNLETHPSLYKKARPGADYRHSLDLLRRYKEMMPHIPTKSGIMVGLGETDEDVREIMRDMRAHNIEMITIGQYLQPSDGHLPVLRYVTPEQFKIFEKEAYELGFSNAAIGAMVRSSYHADEQAAEALRESHGGGCSH; from the coding sequence ATGAGCGAAATTAAAATTGACGATCCCAAACGCGGCGTAAAATTGCGCGGTGCCGACAAAACCGCCCGCATTCCGATTAAAGTGGTACCGTTGCAAGAAAAACTGAAAAAGCCGGAATGGATCCGTGCCAAATTACCTTCTAAAAAATTCTTTGAAATCAAAGATATTTTACGTGAACAAAAGATGCATACCGTGTGCGAAGAAGCCTCTTGCCCGAATATCGGCGAATGCTTCAGCAAAGGCACGGCCACCTTCATGATTATGGGTGATATCTGCACCCGCCGCTGTCCGTTTTGTGACGTGGGTCACGGCCGCCCTAACCTTTTGGATCCGGACGAGCCGCACAACCTGGCCGAATCTGTTGCCGCAATGAACTTGCGTTATGTGGTGATCACTTCCGTTGACCGTGATGATTTGCGTGACGGCGGTGCGCAACACTTTGCCGACTGTATCAAAGCCATCCGCGAGCGCAGCCCGAACACCAAAATCGAAATTCTCGTACCTGATTTCCGCGGCCGCTTGGACATTGCCCTGAAAATTTTGGCCGAAACCCCGCCCGATGTGATGAACCACAATTTGGAAACCCATCCGAGCCTGTATAAAAAAGCCCGCCCGGGTGCCGACTACCGGCATTCATTGGATCTATTGCGCCGCTATAAAGAAATGATGCCGCATATTCCGACCAAATCCGGCATCATGGTCGGCTTGGGTGAAACCGATGAAGACGTACGCGAAATCATGCGCGATATGCGTGCCCACAATATCGAGATGATTACCATCGGCCAATATCTGCAACCTTCAGACGGCCACTTACCGGTATTACGTTATGTAACGCCCGAACAATTCAAAATCTTTGAAAAAGAAGCGTATGAATTGGGCTTCAGCAACGCTGCCATCGGCGCTATGGTTCGCTCCAGCTATCATGCGGACGAACAAGCTGCCGAAGCGCTGCGCGAAAGCCACGGCGGTGGCTGTAGCCACTAA
- a CDS encoding HU family DNA-binding protein: MNKSELIEAIAQEAGISKAAAQKALDATTNAVTEALKKGDTVTLVGFGTFYVGERAERQGRNPKTGEPLTIAAAKTPKFRAGKALKDAL, from the coding sequence GTGAACAAGTCTGAATTAATCGAAGCAATTGCTCAAGAAGCTGGTATTTCAAAAGCGGCTGCCCAAAAAGCATTGGACGCGACTACTAATGCCGTAACCGAAGCGCTTAAAAAAGGTGACACTGTCACTTTAGTAGGTTTTGGTACTTTCTACGTTGGCGAACGTGCCGAGCGTCAAGGCCGTAACCCTAAAACCGGCGAGCCTTTGACCATTGCTGCTGCTAAAACTCCTAAATTCCGTGCCGGTAAAGCATTGAAAGACGCGCTGTAA
- a CDS encoding ATP-binding protein produces the protein MELAEFLKKADAVLNRLDLILPAEQTAIDWDALAYRWQSVGRKGVLESLPNPHTFPIGYLAAIGSQTERLIRNTEQFLAGRPANNVLMTGSRGTGKSSLVKALLHEYAGQGLRLVEVDKSDLITLPALLPLLADRPEKFIIFCDDLSFETGDETYKALKTTLDGGLSQRCSNVLVYATSNRRHLMPEYMDENGGTTGIRGEIHQKEAVEEKVSLSDRFGLWLSFYPFDQNDYLKAVENWLRDFGVEYDETARKAALLWAQMRSNRSGRSAWQFACDWAGRLPEQRVID, from the coding sequence ATGGAACTAGCTGAATTTTTGAAAAAAGCCGATGCGGTATTAAACCGCTTGGATTTGATTTTGCCGGCAGAGCAAACGGCCATTGATTGGGATGCGCTGGCTTACCGTTGGCAAAGCGTAGGGCGCAAAGGCGTATTGGAAAGCCTTCCCAATCCGCACACTTTCCCGATCGGTTACTTGGCGGCAATCGGTTCGCAAACCGAACGCTTGATTCGCAATACCGAGCAGTTTTTGGCAGGCCGTCCGGCGAATAATGTGTTGATGACCGGTTCGCGCGGCACAGGTAAATCATCGCTGGTAAAGGCTTTGCTGCATGAATATGCCGGTCAGGGTTTGCGTTTGGTTGAAGTCGATAAAAGCGATTTAATCACTCTGCCAGCATTGTTGCCGCTTTTGGCTGATCGCCCGGAGAAATTCATTATTTTCTGCGACGATCTGTCGTTCGAAACCGGTGATGAAACCTACAAAGCATTGAAAACTACCTTAGACGGCGGCTTATCGCAACGTTGCAGCAATGTGTTGGTATATGCCACGTCCAACCGCCGCCATCTGATGCCTGAATATATGGATGAAAACGGCGGTACCACCGGTATACGCGGTGAGATTCATCAAAAAGAAGCCGTAGAAGAAAAAGTCTCTTTATCCGACCGTTTCGGTTTGTGGTTAAGCTTTTATCCGTTTGATCAAAACGATTATTTGAAGGCGGTAGAAAATTGGTTGCGCGACTTCGGCGTGGAGTACGATGAAACCGCCAGAAAAGCAGCCTTATTGTGGGCGCAAATGCGCAGTAACCGTTCCGGCCGCTCTGCATGGCAATTTGCCTGTGATTGGGCAGGGCGTTTGCCGGAACAACGTGTAATAGACTAA
- a CDS encoding YbeD family protein has protein sequence MSDQTNKPWQTETLLEFPCIFPLKVMGLAHPEFVSSILAAIQEHAPNTTEAHVTTRPSSKGNYTGATVKIEAISKEQLDNIYRALTSHEMVKVVY, from the coding sequence ATGTCTGATCAAACCAATAAACCTTGGCAAACCGAAACCCTGCTTGAATTTCCGTGTATCTTTCCTCTGAAAGTGATGGGACTTGCCCACCCTGAGTTTGTCAGTTCCATTTTAGCTGCGATTCAGGAACACGCCCCGAATACCACCGAAGCACACGTAACCACCCGCCCGAGCAGCAAAGGCAACTATACCGGCGCTACCGTAAAAATCGAAGCCATCAGCAAAGAGCAGCTAGACAATATCTACCGCGCCCTAACTTCGCATGAAATGGTGAAAGTGGTTTACTGA
- a CDS encoding Spy/CpxP family protein refolding chaperone, producing MFVVLKSPFVFQVLSFATLLVCSSVIYAAPHSSQLDDFHANCNFRQLNLSQEQHSALRRIRSDYKVAADKAYKKEQRTDRTRRLNIMKILTNPNFDQNNARDYVESRYLSHMDFAVDELAIQHRIYHLLSPSQRQIWLDSCLR from the coding sequence GTGTTTGTTGTGTTGAAATCTCCTTTTGTTTTTCAGGTGTTATCGTTTGCCACCTTGTTGGTGTGCAGCAGTGTGATTTATGCCGCCCCCCATTCCTCACAATTGGATGATTTCCATGCCAATTGCAATTTCCGCCAATTGAATCTCAGCCAAGAGCAACACTCTGCACTGCGTCGTATCCGCTCCGATTATAAAGTGGCTGCCGACAAAGCCTATAAAAAAGAACAACGCACCGACCGCACACGCCGCCTCAACATTATGAAAATTTTGACCAATCCTAATTTTGATCAAAACAATGCGCGCGATTATGTTGAAAGCCGCTATCTGTCGCATATGGATTTTGCCGTGGACGAATTGGCGATTCAACACCGAATTTATCATTTATTGAGCCCGAGCCAGCGCCAAATTTGGCTTGATAGTTGTCTGCGCTAA
- the efp gene encoding elongation factor P — MKTAQELRPGNVFMVGNDPMVVQKTEYIKGGRSSAKVSMKLKNLLTGAASETIVKADDKFDVVVLSRKNCTYSYFADPMYVFMDEEFNQYEIEAENIGDALKFIVDGMEDQCEVTFYEGNPISVELPTIIVREVEYTEPAVKGDTSGKVMKTARLVGGTEIQVMAYIETGDKVEIDTRTGEFRKRA, encoded by the coding sequence ATGAAAACAGCTCAAGAACTGCGCCCGGGTAACGTATTCATGGTCGGCAACGACCCAATGGTGGTACAAAAAACCGAATACATCAAAGGCGGCCGCAGCTCAGCCAAAGTCAGCATGAAACTGAAAAACCTGCTGACCGGAGCGGCTTCTGAAACCATCGTTAAAGCCGACGACAAATTCGACGTCGTGGTATTGTCACGTAAAAACTGTACTTACAGCTACTTTGCCGACCCGATGTATGTATTCATGGACGAAGAATTCAACCAATACGAAATCGAAGCCGAAAACATCGGCGATGCATTGAAATTCATCGTTGACGGCATGGAAGACCAATGCGAAGTGACCTTTTACGAAGGCAACCCGATTTCCGTCGAATTGCCGACCATCATCGTGCGCGAAGTAGAATACACCGAGCCTGCGGTTAAAGGCGACACTTCGGGCAAAGTGATGAAAACCGCCCGCTTGGTCGGCGGCACCGAAATCCAAGTGATGGCCTACATCGAAACCGGCGACAAAGTCGAAATCGATACCCGCACCGGCGAATTCCGAAAACGTGCTTAA
- the lipB gene encoding lipoyl(octanoyl) transferase LipB, with product MKIVQKGLAEYQPTFEAMKAFNTNRDEYTEDELWVVEHPPVFTQGLGGKPEHLLIRNDIPVVQIDRGGQITYHGPGQLVIYTMIDFKRRKTSVRRIVSALENSIIATLAEFGIEAAADPKRPGVYVGERKIASLGLRIKNGSIYHGLALNVNMDLSPFSHINPCGYAGMEMTQIADLINPCPTLAEVADKLTGHLNTQLTSKES from the coding sequence ATGAAAATCGTGCAGAAAGGTTTGGCGGAATATCAGCCGACATTTGAAGCGATGAAAGCATTCAACACCAATCGCGACGAATATACCGAAGACGAATTATGGGTAGTCGAACATCCGCCGGTATTTACCCAAGGCTTAGGCGGCAAGCCTGAACATTTGCTGATTCGCAACGATATTCCTGTGGTGCAAATCGACCGTGGCGGTCAAATCACTTATCACGGCCCCGGCCAATTGGTGATTTACACCATGATTGACTTCAAGCGCCGCAAAACCAGCGTGCGCCGCATCGTTTCTGCACTGGAAAACAGCATCATCGCTACATTGGCCGAATTCGGCATTGAAGCCGCCGCCGATCCGAAACGCCCCGGCGTATATGTGGGCGAACGCAAAATCGCCTCGCTCGGCCTGCGCATCAAAAACGGCTCGATATATCACGGCTTGGCTTTGAATGTAAACATGGACTTAAGCCCGTTTAGCCACATCAATCCTTGCGGCTATGCCGGTATGGAAATGACCCAAATCGCGGATTTAATCAATCCGTGCCCCACGCTTGCCGAAGTAGCCGATAAACTTACCGGCCATCTGAACACGCAACTGACCTCGAAAGAATCATGA
- a CDS encoding riboflavin synthase subunit alpha, translating into MFTGIVQGMGRIVAVNQPSPDFRTHIVELPLNMADNLQTGASVANNGCCLTITEIDGSQVSFDLMNETLAKTNLGRLKAGDWVNLERAAKFGDEIGGHVMSGHVMATTTITRIDENEFNRTLWFCLPVDLKPYILTKGFVGLDGCSLTIGDVTDDEFNVHLIPETLERTLFGTRQAGDEINIEIDPQTQAIVDTVLRVMAQNK; encoded by the coding sequence ATGTTTACAGGTATTGTACAAGGCATGGGGCGCATTGTTGCGGTAAACCAACCGTCTCCCGATTTTCGCACCCATATCGTCGAACTGCCACTCAACATGGCCGATAATCTGCAAACTGGTGCATCAGTCGCTAACAACGGCTGCTGCCTGACCATTACCGAGATTGACGGCAGTCAAGTCAGCTTTGATTTAATGAACGAAACCTTAGCCAAAACCAATTTAGGCCGTCTGAAAGCGGGTGATTGGGTAAATTTGGAACGCGCCGCCAAGTTTGGTGACGAAATAGGCGGCCATGTAATGAGCGGTCATGTGATGGCTACCACCACGATTACACGCATTGATGAAAACGAATTTAACCGCACCCTTTGGTTTTGCCTGCCTGTGGATTTGAAACCTTATATCTTAACCAAAGGCTTTGTCGGCTTGGACGGTTGCAGCTTAACCATTGGTGATGTGACAGATGATGAATTTAATGTGCACCTGATTCCCGAAACTTTAGAGCGCACTTTATTCGGTACACGCCAAGCCGGCGATGAAATCAATATCGAAATCGACCCGCAAACCCAAGCCATCGTCGATACTGTTTTGCGTGTGATGGCGCAAAATAAATAA
- the rpe gene encoding ribulose-phosphate 3-epimerase: protein MSHYRISPSILSADFARLGEEVSKVIAAGADLIHFDVMDNHYVPNLTFGPMICSALKPYASVPIDVHLMVEPVDDLIQSFAKAGAGIITFHPEASKHIDRSLSLIRDLGCQAGLVLNPATSVSVLENILDRLDMVLLMSVNPGFGGQSFIPQTLVKTRQVRAMLDEYEVQTGRHIALEVDGGVKADNIAEIAAAGADTFVAGSAIFGKPDYKAVIDQMREELARI, encoded by the coding sequence ATGAGCCACTATCGTATTTCACCGAGCATTCTTTCTGCCGATTTTGCCCGATTAGGTGAAGAAGTCAGCAAGGTCATTGCAGCCGGTGCCGATTTGATTCACTTTGACGTGATGGATAACCATTATGTGCCGAATCTTACCTTTGGGCCGATGATTTGTTCGGCACTGAAACCTTATGCCAGCGTGCCGATTGATGTGCATTTGATGGTCGAGCCGGTGGATGATTTGATTCAATCTTTTGCCAAAGCAGGTGCCGGCATTATTACTTTTCATCCCGAAGCGAGCAAACACATTGACCGCAGTTTAAGCCTGATTCGCGATTTGGGCTGCCAAGCCGGTTTGGTGTTGAATCCGGCCACTTCCGTAAGCGTGTTGGAAAATATTTTGGATCGTTTGGACATGGTACTGCTGATGTCGGTGAACCCGGGTTTTGGCGGCCAAAGTTTTATCCCGCAGACCTTGGTGAAAACCCGCCAAGTGCGTGCTATGTTGGATGAATATGAAGTGCAAACTGGCCGACATATTGCGCTGGAAGTCGATGGCGGCGTAAAAGCGGACAATATTGCAGAGATTGCCGCTGCCGGTGCAGATACCTTTGTGGCCGGTTCGGCTATTTTTGGCAAGCCGGATTACAAAGCGGTGATTGACCAAATGCGCGAAGAATTGGCGCGTATTTGA